One genomic window of Gracilinema caldarium DSM 7334 includes the following:
- a CDS encoding V-type ATP synthase subunit I, which produces MIRPRPMKYVEIYVLSRDVDVVIEYLGRKEILHLSLDDTNQNVKYQDNADTLDQSEKIKKQLEKLEDLAGYLELFKQIQAAFSGELAQLPSDRDEQILESLSARIDSLRIRESEKTQQVNTLEETLHEARAFANLKAPFSNLDQLSYLTLRIGHLDPQGQEAISKVLGDRAVIIPLNDGNKVVVASSRKGRFALDTELKKVSFRPLSIPEGFSGVPEDLLEGLETSLQNNKQELASILAEKNAVSDELLPVLQRLYNNFTLASLVETLKSSLRASKNAYLLAGWVPASELNSMVRDLTALTDGRLSVRSFSPEERKKVLDGEEKVPVSLDHGNFVQGFQGVVFSYGAPLYGTIDPTPFVAFIFTLLFGIMFGDVGQGFVLFMLGLATSRKGIQALKRFRIYSTPLIAVGISSMLMGFLDGEVFANEELLIRPTRIITSVLTGHPVDRILTLMPEKGSMEKLFIFFGFTIGVGVLINSIGLVINIINQITLKNYEKAFFAKTGLAGALFFWYAIFMAVRVILGQSLHCFDVVALAVPPVFIFWGPVLYRLLTRKKPVMEHGFMVFFMEGFVEILETISTYVSNTVSFLRVGAFALSHAVLSFIVFTLSSMVAKQAIVGPVMGILVAVFGNLIIIVLEGMIVAIQVVRLQYYEFFSKFFTETGIRYKPFRFQREVEQ; this is translated from the coding sequence GTGATTCGTCCCCGGCCCATGAAATATGTTGAGATTTATGTATTATCCCGGGATGTAGATGTGGTTATAGAGTATCTGGGCAGGAAAGAAATTCTGCATCTTTCCTTGGATGATACAAATCAAAATGTAAAGTATCAGGATAATGCTGATACGCTAGATCAATCTGAAAAAATCAAAAAGCAGCTTGAAAAGCTTGAGGATTTAGCTGGGTATCTGGAACTATTTAAACAGATACAAGCAGCTTTTTCTGGAGAACTTGCCCAGTTGCCCAGTGATCGTGATGAACAGATTCTAGAATCATTGAGTGCACGCATAGATAGTCTTAGAATTAGAGAATCTGAAAAGACTCAACAGGTTAATACTCTGGAAGAAACCCTTCATGAAGCGAGGGCTTTTGCGAACCTAAAAGCTCCATTTTCCAATTTAGATCAGCTTTCTTATCTTACCCTCCGAATTGGACATCTAGATCCACAGGGTCAAGAAGCAATCAGCAAAGTCTTAGGTGATAGGGCTGTCATAATTCCACTAAATGATGGTAATAAGGTGGTTGTTGCTTCTTCACGAAAAGGTCGCTTTGCCTTGGATACGGAACTTAAAAAGGTCTCTTTCAGGCCCCTATCAATTCCAGAAGGATTTTCTGGTGTCCCAGAAGATCTTCTTGAAGGGCTGGAAACTTCTTTACAAAATAATAAACAAGAACTTGCATCGATTCTTGCAGAAAAAAATGCTGTTTCCGATGAATTATTACCTGTTTTGCAGCGACTTTATAACAATTTTACGCTGGCTTCTCTTGTTGAAACCCTGAAAAGTTCTCTACGGGCTTCAAAAAATGCTTATTTACTTGCCGGATGGGTGCCAGCATCAGAACTTAATTCCATGGTTCGGGATCTGACTGCGCTCACCGATGGGAGATTATCGGTACGAAGCTTTAGTCCAGAGGAACGAAAAAAGGTCCTCGATGGAGAAGAAAAAGTCCCCGTATCACTGGATCATGGAAATTTTGTCCAAGGATTCCAAGGTGTTGTTTTCTCTTATGGGGCTCCTCTGTATGGGACAATTGATCCTACCCCTTTTGTCGCATTCATTTTTACCCTTTTATTTGGTATTATGTTTGGGGATGTAGGGCAAGGATTTGTACTGTTTATGCTTGGGCTTGCGACAAGCCGGAAGGGTATACAAGCTCTTAAAAGGTTCAGAATTTACTCTACGCCACTCATCGCAGTAGGCATTTCATCCATGTTAATGGGTTTTTTAGATGGAGAAGTGTTTGCTAACGAGGAATTGCTTATCCGTCCAACAAGAATTATAACCAGTGTATTAACTGGGCATCCTGTAGACAGAATTTTAACCCTTATGCCAGAAAAGGGCAGTATGGAAAAACTTTTTATCTTTTTTGGTTTCACCATTGGAGTTGGGGTGCTTATCAACTCGATTGGCCTTGTCATCAATATAATTAACCAGATTACTTTAAAGAATTATGAAAAGGCTTTTTTTGCAAAGACAGGGCTAGCAGGAGCACTCTTCTTTTGGTATGCCATTTTTATGGCCGTGAGGGTCATTCTCGGACAGTCTTTACACTGCTTTGATGTAGTAGCTCTGGCGGTGCCACCGGTGTTCATTTTTTGGGGACCGGTTCTGTATCGATTGTTAACCCGTAAAAAACCTGTTATGGAACATGGGTTTATGGTATTTTTTATGGAAGGTTTTGTTGAAATTTTAGAAACCATATCTACCTACGTTTCCAATACAGTCAGTTTTTTACGGGTAGGGGCTTTTGCTTTGTCTCATGCGGTTCTTTCTTTTATTGTATTTACCCTTTCTTCAATGGTTGCAAAACAAGCTATCGTAGGGCCTGTAATGGGGATCCTCGTGGCTGTGTTTGGAAACCTCATTATTATTGTGCTTGAGGGAATGATCGTGGCTATCCAGGTCGTTCGATTACAATATTACGAATTTTTCAGCAAATTTTTTACTGAAACCGGTATCCGTTATAAGCCATTCCGGTTCCAGAGGGAGGTTGAACAATGA
- a CDS encoding V0D/AC39 family V-type ATPase subunit, with translation MKTTAERAYIYAKACGIIGSSFVGPRVRRLQDINRLSDLDRLLFPDTYEELPERELLVRIEQKIIARTIHQINSLVNTQQHIPEFITLLIRSYEYADLKLLISALLDKESSPPSHTDLGRFTTVRFNAYPELQAMLSGTDFEWILAQVPTNQSENIRLHAELDKRYYSKLWEALRHTADPSLHYIKEIIAEEIQLKNVLWALRLKHYYQFDTADIKDFLLTIYDGKRSMVKTALSSIDKPVDQYASWSSFEYAALLNPEEPGTFWHLDIPYVQRKAALYLYKKARIFFRRSPFSLNTTACFIKLKQFEEDLLISLAEGISLGLSGREVLTMLEVLP, from the coding sequence ATGAAAACAACCGCCGAAAGGGCCTATATTTATGCAAAAGCCTGTGGTATCATAGGTTCATCTTTTGTCGGCCCCCGTGTACGGCGCTTGCAGGATATCAATCGCTTATCAGATCTGGACCGGTTGCTTTTCCCAGATACGTATGAAGAACTCCCGGAACGGGAATTATTGGTACGTATTGAACAAAAAATAATCGCAAGAACAATCCATCAGATCAACTCGTTAGTAAATACTCAGCAACATATACCTGAATTCATTACATTGTTAATCCGTAGCTATGAATATGCAGACCTAAAATTGCTTATCTCAGCGCTTCTAGATAAAGAATCTTCCCCCCCTTCTCATACTGATCTAGGCCGGTTTACTACGGTACGTTTTAATGCCTACCCAGAATTACAAGCTATGTTGTCAGGAACCGATTTTGAATGGATACTTGCTCAAGTACCGACTAATCAGTCTGAAAATATTCGATTACATGCTGAATTGGATAAACGATATTATTCAAAGTTGTGGGAAGCCTTACGACATACTGCTGACCCAAGTTTACACTATATTAAAGAGATTATTGCTGAAGAAATTCAACTTAAAAATGTGCTGTGGGCACTACGGTTAAAACATTATTATCAATTTGATACAGCGGACATTAAAGACTTTCTACTTACTATTTATGATGGTAAACGTTCTATGGTAAAAACAGCTTTATCCTCTATTGATAAGCCTGTTGATCAATATGCTTCCTGGTCTTCTTTTGAATATGCAGCTTTATTAAATCCTGAAGAGCCGGGAACTTTCTGGCATCTTGATATTCCTTATGTGCAACGGAAGGCTGCTTTATATCTTTATAAAAAAGCCCGTATCTTTTTTCGCAGAAGCCCCTTTTCATTAAATACAACCGCATGTTTTATTAAGCTGAAGCAATTCGAAGAAGATCTGCTCATAAGCCTTGCTGAAGGTATCTCTCTCGGATTATCTGGACGAGAGGTGCTTACCATGTTGGAGGTTCTGCCGTGA
- a CDS encoding PTS sugar transporter subunit IIA has translation MLLHETFPPELIKVGLEAEDKDEAFEELVDLFCQVTNSSARDEILAAIHDRESKMSTGIKKGIAIPHGKTNAVDRVYGVLGISKKGVDYEALDGEPVYLLFLMLAPQKDSEKHLRLLKRLAELLDNPQFYTDLVAQNSSQSAHGVIKKYEDVLIALS, from the coding sequence GTGCTTCTACATGAAACATTTCCCCCAGAATTAATTAAAGTAGGACTTGAAGCAGAAGATAAAGATGAAGCATTTGAAGAACTAGTAGATCTCTTTTGTCAGGTGACCAATTCTTCTGCCCGTGATGAAATCCTCGCCGCAATCCATGACCGTGAATCTAAGATGTCTACAGGGATAAAAAAGGGAATTGCCATACCCCATGGAAAGACCAATGCAGTTGATCGAGTGTACGGTGTTCTGGGTATTTCAAAAAAGGGCGTCGACTATGAAGCCCTCGATGGTGAACCAGTATATCTGCTATTTTTAATGCTGGCACCTCAAAAGGATTCTGAAAAGCACCTCAGATTACTGAAACGCCTCGCTGAATTGTTGGATAATCCTCAATTTTACACTGATTTGGTTGCCCAAAATTCATCCCAGAGTGCCCATGGGGTTATTAAAAAGTATGAGGATGTTTTAATTGCCTTAAGTTAA
- the secG gene encoding preprotein translocase subunit SecG: MGLINVLLLVLFVIVAILLILIVLVQNEEGDSLGGVFAGGSNSAFGSRSGNVLTKTTSILGALFLILSFSLALINRTPSDKGVKAAAQQLETTANSEWWNDQTQTTVPAGTEPASTNSSSGQ, translated from the coding sequence ATGGGTTTAATTAATGTATTATTACTTGTTTTATTTGTAATTGTTGCAATCTTATTAATACTTATTGTACTAGTTCAAAATGAAGAGGGGGATTCTCTTGGTGGTGTTTTTGCCGGTGGCAGCAATTCTGCCTTTGGTTCCCGTTCAGGGAATGTTTTAACCAAGACCACTTCTATCCTTGGGGCCTTGTTTCTGATCCTCAGTTTTTCTCTGGCTCTTATCAACCGAACTCCCAGTGATAAGGGTGTGAAGGCGGCTGCACAACAGCTTGAAACCACAGCAAATTCTGAATGGTGGAATGATCAGACTCAAACAACAGTTCCAGCTGGAACCGAGCCTGCATCTACGAATTCTTCGAGCGGTCAGTAA
- the tpiA gene encoding triose-phosphate isomerase, producing MRNYFIAGNWKMHKTRAEAAELAQALVAQLKDGKHKYLVAPSFTALETVGKIVAGTNIMLGAQNMAAEEQGAHTGEVSVLQLKDLGVQAVILGHSERRHLYKEDDALINKKVRLALKHGLEVILCIGELLEEREAGKAEAVCETQTVKGLEGVTTEELKRVTIAYEPVWAIGTGKTATPEDADAIHAFVRKVIGKLYGEAAAQSICIQYGGSVKPENAAQLMAKPNIDGALVGGAALKAETFVPIAKFA from the coding sequence ATGCGCAATTATTTTATTGCGGGTAACTGGAAAATGCATAAAACCCGTGCCGAAGCTGCCGAGCTTGCTCAAGCCCTGGTTGCCCAATTGAAAGATGGAAAACACAAATACCTGGTTGCTCCTAGCTTTACCGCTCTGGAGACTGTTGGAAAGATTGTTGCCGGTACCAATATCATGTTAGGTGCACAGAATATGGCCGCCGAAGAACAGGGTGCCCATACTGGAGAAGTATCTGTTCTCCAGCTGAAAGATCTGGGTGTTCAGGCTGTTATTCTTGGTCATAGTGAACGCCGTCACCTCTATAAAGAAGATGATGCACTGATCAACAAAAAGGTTCGTCTCGCTCTGAAACATGGCCTTGAAGTAATTCTCTGTATCGGCGAACTTCTGGAAGAGCGGGAAGCCGGTAAAGCTGAAGCGGTTTGTGAGACTCAGACCGTCAAAGGGCTCGAGGGTGTTACTACGGAAGAACTTAAACGGGTAACTATTGCCTATGAGCCTGTCTGGGCTATTGGTACCGGTAAAACCGCTACACCGGAAGATGCAGATGCAATCCATGCTTTCGTTCGTAAGGTTATCGGAAAGCTCTATGGTGAAGCCGCTGCTCAGTCTATCTGTATCCAGTATGGTGGTTCGGTAAAACCAGAAAATGCAGCCCAGCTCATGGCAAAGCCAAATATAGATGGGGCTCTGGTTGGAGGTGCCGCCCTTAAGGCTGAAACCTTCGTACCTATTGCAAAGTTTGCATAA
- a CDS encoding phosphoglycerate kinase: MIKTVRDVNLKGKRVVMRVDFNVPMKDGKVQDDTRIVAAIPTIKYVLDQGAKSLVLMSHLGDPKKDMKKAKEKAEKDGKTFDEAAYIAGKHRMAPVAAYLSQKLGKPVVFAGEDSCFGKKAFIESQPEGSIIMLENTRFHKEETSEDAAERDKLAKELASYGEVFVNDAFGTAHRDHASTASIAKFVPVSVGGFLMEKEVNYLEPIVTSPVKPLVAIIGGAKVSSKIAVLESLLKNASALVIGGGMAYTFLKAQGHTVGSSLVEDDQLDTAKSILAAAQKVGAEIVLPVDHVCADKFDANATPVAIDSIDVPDGLMGLDVGPKTLAKYREVLAKAKTIVWNGPVGVFEFENFAKGTGEVAKMVAEATARGATTVVGGGDSVAAVNKFGLADKMSHVSTGGGASLELLEGKKLPGIEVCR; this comes from the coding sequence ATGATTAAGACAGTGCGTGATGTAAACCTTAAAGGTAAACGGGTTGTAATGCGGGTTGATTTTAATGTGCCCATGAAGGATGGCAAAGTACAGGATGATACCCGAATTGTTGCCGCAATTCCCACCATTAAGTATGTGTTGGACCAGGGGGCCAAAAGCCTTGTTCTCATGAGCCACCTGGGAGACCCTAAAAAGGATATGAAAAAAGCAAAGGAAAAGGCTGAAAAGGATGGTAAAACCTTTGATGAGGCCGCATATATTGCTGGTAAACATCGGATGGCTCCTGTTGCAGCATATCTTTCCCAGAAACTGGGTAAACCCGTCGTTTTCGCCGGTGAAGATAGCTGCTTCGGTAAAAAGGCCTTCATCGAATCTCAACCCGAGGGTTCCATCATTATGCTGGAAAATACCCGCTTCCACAAAGAAGAGACCAGCGAAGATGCTGCAGAACGGGATAAGCTGGCAAAGGAACTTGCAAGTTATGGCGAAGTGTTTGTAAACGATGCCTTCGGTACTGCCCATCGGGATCATGCATCCACCGCATCTATTGCGAAATTTGTGCCTGTTTCGGTTGGCGGCTTCCTCATGGAAAAGGAAGTCAATTACCTGGAACCCATTGTAACCAGTCCTGTAAAACCCCTGGTGGCTATCATTGGCGGTGCTAAGGTTTCTTCTAAGATTGCGGTTCTCGAAAGCCTTCTTAAAAATGCTTCCGCCCTCGTTATTGGCGGCGGTATGGCCTATACCTTCCTGAAAGCCCAGGGTCATACGGTCGGTTCCTCCCTAGTGGAAGACGATCAGCTTGATACGGCTAAGAGCATCCTTGCCGCTGCTCAAAAAGTAGGTGCTGAGATTGTGCTTCCTGTGGATCATGTCTGTGCAGATAAATTCGATGCCAATGCAACTCCTGTCGCTATAGACAGCATCGATGTCCCCGATGGCCTTATGGGTCTCGATGTAGGACCAAAAACCCTTGCTAAGTACAGAGAAGTTCTTGCTAAGGCAAAGACCATTGTCTGGAATGGTCCGGTTGGCGTTTTTGAGTTTGAAAATTTTGCCAAGGGAACTGGCGAAGTCGCAAAGATGGTCGCTGAAGCAACTGCCCGTGGTGCTACTACGGTGGTAGGTGGTGGTGATTCGGTCGCAGCGGTTAACAAATTTGGTCTAGCCGACAAGATGAGCCATGTATCCACCGGTGGTGGAGCTTCTCTTGAATTACTGGAAGGCAAGAAGCTACCAGGCATCGAAGTTTGCCGTTAA
- the gap gene encoding type I glyceraldehyde-3-phosphate dehydrogenase, with protein sequence MKIAINGFGRIGRLVFQAIVDQGMLGKDKIDVVAVVDVATDARYFAYQLKYDSTQGKMKANISSKKSDPSLAEDDILVVNGHEIKCIMAEKELKNLPWGKLGVEYVIESTGLFCNEKAWGHLEAGAKKVIISAPAKSADETKKIPTFVMGVNHEKYDPSKHDVVSNASCTTNCLAPIVHVIMKEGIGIEKGLMTTIHSYTATQKTVDGVSKKDWRGGRAAAINIIPSTTGAAKAVGEVLPETKGKLTGMSFRVPTPTVSVVDLTFTAARDTSIEEIDSLMKKASETYLKDILGYCNEEVVSTDFIHDSRSSIYDSLATLQNNLPGEKRFFKVVSWYDNEWGYSNRVVGLLRHMAKM encoded by the coding sequence ATGAAGATAGCAATTAATGGTTTCGGTCGTATTGGCCGGCTGGTATTCCAGGCGATTGTTGACCAGGGAATGCTCGGAAAGGACAAGATTGATGTAGTGGCGGTGGTCGATGTGGCTACCGATGCTCGGTATTTTGCATATCAGCTTAAGTATGATTCCACCCAGGGTAAGATGAAGGCTAACATTTCTTCCAAGAAAAGTGATCCTTCCCTGGCTGAAGATGATATCCTTGTAGTCAATGGCCATGAAATTAAGTGTATTATGGCTGAAAAAGAGCTGAAGAACCTGCCCTGGGGCAAGCTCGGTGTTGAATATGTTATCGAATCCACCGGTCTTTTCTGCAACGAAAAAGCCTGGGGCCACCTGGAAGCTGGAGCTAAGAAGGTTATCATCTCTGCTCCCGCCAAGAGCGCTGATGAAACCAAGAAGATCCCCACCTTTGTAATGGGTGTTAACCATGAGAAGTATGATCCTTCCAAGCACGATGTGGTGTCCAACGCTTCCTGTACCACCAACTGTCTTGCTCCGATTGTACATGTTATCATGAAGGAAGGGATTGGTATAGAAAAGGGTCTTATGACCACCATCCACTCCTATACCGCTACCCAAAAGACCGTAGACGGCGTTTCCAAGAAGGACTGGCGGGGTGGCCGCGCTGCGGCAATCAATATCATCCCCTCTACAACTGGTGCTGCTAAAGCCGTTGGTGAAGTGCTTCCCGAAACCAAGGGTAAACTTACTGGTATGTCCTTCCGCGTACCCACCCCCACTGTTTCCGTGGTGGACCTCACCTTCACCGCTGCACGGGATACCTCTATCGAAGAAATTGACAGCCTGATGAAGAAGGCCTCCGAGACCTACCTCAAGGACATCCTTGGGTACTGCAATGAAGAAGTGGTATCCACCGACTTCATCCACGATTCCCGGTCTTCTATCTATGACAGCCTGGCTACCCTCCAGAACAACCTGCCCGGCGAAAAACGCTTCTTCAAGGTTGTATCCTGGTATGACAATGAATGGGGCTACTCAAACCGCGTTGTTGGTCTGCTCCGCCACATGGCAAAAATGTAA